The following DNA comes from Microbacterium wangchenii.
ACACGGATGCCGGCTCGCCCCTGCACATCGTCGCCCCGCCCGGGTCGGGCAAGACGCTCCTCGGACTGCTGCTCGCCGCCCGCCGTGGTCGCCGCGCCGTCGTGCTGACCCCGACCACGACCATCCGTGCGCAATGGGCACGTGCGGCCGAGTCCCTGGCCCCGGACGCCGGTGCCGTGTCCGAGGATCCCGGATCCCCCGCCGACCTCACGGTGCTGACGTATCAGGCCCTCAGCGTGCTCGATGCGGCCAATCCGTTCGCCGTCCTCGCACACGCACGGTGGCGCGACGAGCTGGAGGGGGACGGGCGTTCGCGCGAGGCGGCGGAGCAGTGGCTCGCGGAGCTCGAGGCGCAGAACCGCCCGGCCTACCGGCGGGGGATCGCGAGCCGCTCGCGGACGCTGCGGCGACGGCTCGTGCGGGCGGATTCCGACGCGCTCGCCTCGGTGCTGCATCCCAACGCCCTCGCCCTGATCGATCGGCTGGTGGCGCACGAGGTCGACACGATCGTGCTGGACGAGTGCCATCACCTGCTCGATCACTGGGCCGTGGTCGTGGCCACCCTCGTCGCGCGGCTGCGGGCGGCGGGAGGCAGCCCCCTGCTGATCGGGCTGACGGCGACCCTGCCCTCGCCCGACGACGCCGACGAGTACGACAACTACACCTCGCTCCTGGGCGACGTGGACTACGAAGTGCCCGTGCCGGCGGTGGTGCGCGAGGGCAACCTCGCGCCCTACCGCGACCTCGTGCGCTTCGCCGAGCCCACCGCCGAAGAACTCGCCTTCCTCGCCGCGCATGCCGAGGGCCTCGCCGTGCTCCTGCGGACCACGTTCGCCCGTGACACGGGGCTGCAGTTCCTCCTCGACGTCCTGCAGCCCGAGCCCGATCCCGAGCCGCCGCGGTCGGCGCTGGAGCCGCCGCCGTTGCCGGAGGACCCCGTGGACGCGCGGCTGGCCGCGGCGTTCGCGGCGGATTTCGCCGGTGCCGAGGCGGCGTCGGCGATGCTGGGGACGGTCGCTCCGCAGCATCCGCTCGTCGCGCGGATCCCCGACGTCGCACGTCGACCGCCGAGCACCGACGAGTCGCTGCGCCTGCTGGCCCGCTTCGCGCTGGATCGGGTGCTGCCCGATCCCGCCGCGCAGGCGCAATGGCACCGCATCCGCCGCCTGCTGGCCGATTTCGGCTACGCGCTCACCGACCGGGGCGTGCGACGGACGCGTGACCCGGTGGATACGATGCTCGCCTCCTCGCTCGGGAAGGACTACGGCGCGTGCGACATCCTCCGCCTGGAGCAGGCGGCGCTGGGCGAGCGGCTGCGCGCCCTGGTCGTCACGGATTTCGCCGAGCACGGCAACACGCACGGCGGGCTCGTCGGCACCGCCGGAGCGCTCCGCACGTTCGCGACGCTGGTGGCGGATGCAGGGACCTCCCGCCTCACCCCGATCCTCGTGACCGGGGGGCGCACGCGCATCGCCACGCGCGATGCCGACCGGCTGGTGCCGGCGCTGCAGGAGCTTGTCGGCGTGCCGGTCGCCGCGGCCGCGCTGCTGGAGTCGCCGGACGCGTCCGAACTGCACGCGCCCGGCGTGGGTGCCGCGTTGCTCGTGCGCGCCGCATCCGTCCTCCTCACCCGCGGCGCCGTGCAGGTCGTGGTCGGCACGCGCGGGCTGTTCGGTGAGGGCTGGGACTGCCCGGCGGTCAATACGCTCATCGACTTGACGGCCGTGTCGAGCGCGTCGGCGACCCAGCAGCTGCGGGGGCGCACGCTGCGCCTGGACCCGGCGTGGCCCGACAAGGTCGCGCACAACTGGACCGTCACCGCGCTCCTGCCTTCGTCCTTCCCGCTGCAGGCCCAGCCGGACGCGACGCGGCTGCGCCGCAAGCACGCGCGGCTGTGGGGGCTCGACGTCGATGATCCGGCGCGCGTGGTGCGCGGGCTCTCCATCGCCCTGTCGGCCGGCCAGCGCGCGGCGGTGGATGCGGTGCTGGCGAAGGACGAGAACGCCTCGGTCCAGGCCCTGAACGCCGCGTCGCCGCTTCCGGAGCGCCGCGCCACACGCGCGCAGTGGCGCATCGGTGCGGAGTACGCCGATCGGGAGGTCGTGTCCGCCCTCGTGCCGCGACGGCCCCACACCCCGGTGTTCCGCACCAGCGCGCCGGCCTCCCGCGCCGTCGGCGCCGCGCTCGGCGGCGTGCTGGCCGCATCCGCCGTCGCCGGTGCGGGCGCGGCATCCGCCGGGGCACTGGTCTCCCCGGAGCTCGGGATCGTGGCCGGCATCACGGTGGTGGTGGCCGGGATCGGCAACGCGGTGCCGCTGGCGGCGACGTGGCGGCAGACCCGCGCGCAGGCGGCTGCGGGGTCGGAGCCGTACCGGCGCATCGCGGCGCTCGTGTGGGCGGCGCTGCGCCGCGCGGGCCGCGTCGCCGACACGGAGCCGGCGATCGTGGTGGTCGAGGCGGATCCGCAGGCCGGCCTCATCCCGCTGACGATCGAGGCGCCCTCGGCGGCGCGGGCGGATCAGCAGGTGTTCGCCGACGCGATGGCGGAGCTGCTGGGGCCGGTGCGCACGCCCCGCTTCCTGCTCGAGACCGGACGCGGGGGCCGCTCTGCCGCGGTGCGATTCGCCCTGCGTCGCGCGGCTCGGCGCGAGCCGGCGGGGCACTTCCTCGCCGTGCCCTCGCTCGTCGGACGTCGCCGGGAGGATGCCGAAGCCTTCGCCGCCGCATGGGAGCGCGAGGTCGGGCCCTGCGTGCTGCACGCCGTGGACCGCCCCGGTCAGCTCGCACTCCTGGCGCGGGCGCGACGGGGCGGGCCGGAGACCCCGGCGCCGGCCACCCGGGAGGAGTGGCGGTAGCAGCCGCTGTCCGGCACCCCCGTTGCATCCGCCCCTCGCGCCCGCCTCATCCGCCCCCCTCGTCCCGCCTCGCGCCTGCGCGTCCCGCCTGCCCCGCTGCCCGAACTCCTCAAATCTCCGGCACTGCGGGGCAGTTGCAGCCGATTCCGGCCGCGACGTCCGCGGATTTGAGGAGTTGGGGTCGGCCGGGGGCGAGGAACGGGGGACGACAGGGGCGGACCCCGGTCGCGCGTGGTCAGTGGGCCGGCGGCATGTGCCGCGTGCGGCCGCTGCCCCAACTCCTCACTTCGGCCGCCGCGACGCCCTGTTTGGCCGGTTTTGGCCGCGCGTGCCCTCGGTTTTGAGGAGTTCGGGATGGGGGCCCCGAGCAGTGCGCAGGGCGGAAAGGTGGCAGGCCCGGGCGGCAGGCCGGGCGGCAGGCCCGGGCGGCGGGGCCGAGCGGTGCGGCGCGGGTCAGCGCGGCCGGCCCCGCACGGCACGGCCGGGGTAGGCGGCGGGATCGAGCTGCCCGTCGCGGATGACGAAGCTCCCGCCCACGAGCAGGTGACGGACGCCGCTGGAGGGACGCACGGGATCCGCCGTGGAGGCGTTGTCGGTGAGCGCGTCCGGGTCGATCACGACGAGGTCGGCATCCGCGCCCGGCTCGAGCCGGCCCCTCGTGCGCATCGCCGGGGCGACCTCGTCCAGCACGCGGGCGGGCAGGTACGCGCAGCGGCGGAACGCCTCGACCCAGTCCCACAGGCCGTGCTCGCGGACCATGAGCCGGATGCTGCGGGCGAACGTGCCCGCCGTCCGCGGGTGCGTCGACGCGCCGGCCGGCAGCGGCCACTCGCGCGAGTCGGGCCGGCCGTCCGGCCACTCCAGGGGCATCGCGTCGCTGGCCACGATCGCGTCGGGGAAGGCCAGCGAGCGGCGCAGGCGCGCGCGGTCGGCCTCGTCGCGCTCGTCCAGGAACTCCACGAAGCACGTCGCGGCCGGGTCGGACTCCCGCACCTGCCGGAGGCGCCGCTCGTCGGCGATCCGTTCGCCGCTGCCGAGCATGACGATGCTCGACGGCGACAATCCCGTCTCCCGCAGCCGCTCGGGGGAGAGGAAGGCCGCGCCCACGCTCGTGCTGCCCATGCCGTACGGGTATGCCTCCACGGTGATGCGCGAGCCGGACGCGCGCGCGGCCTCCAGGTCGCCCAGCACCCGGTCGACGTGCCGGCGGGACGTGCTGTTGACGTGGCAGTGGTGCATGGCGGCACCCGTCTCTGCCGCGGCGAGCGCCACCTCCCGCGAGCCGTCGATCGGCGTGGTGGGGTCCAGCTCGATGAGATCGCGCACGTGCGTGAAGGTCGGCGCCCCCGCGGCGGCGGCGAGCCTGGCCACCGCGACGTACTCGGCGGGGTCGGATCGCGGTGCGTAGCCGAGCAGTACGCCGATGCCGAGGGCGCCGGCGGCGAGCTCGCCCTCGAGGAGGCTCAGCCACGCGGCGCGCTCGCGGGGCGACGACGTGCGCTGCCACCGGGCGTCGCCGAGCAGGGCGGAAGAGGCGTGGAAGTCGGCGGCGGGCGTGACGCCCGCCAGTACCTGGCCACGCGCATCCGACCACGACGCCGAGAATCCGTAGTTCAGCACGCGGCCCTCCGCCGCGGCGGCGGCGTACGCGGCGTCGATCGGCATGAGGCCGGCCTCGAGGTCGAGCGTCGTGGTGACGCCGTCGAAGGCCTGCAGCCGCTGCCCCGCGATGGAGTGGACGTGGCTGTGCAGATCCACGAACCCGGGCCCCACGACCATCCCCGTCACGTCCACGACCGTGCCGCCATCGACCGTGCCGCCACCGGGATCGCCCGCACCGGCCCCGCCGGTACCGGCGGTGACCCGTTCCACGCGGCCATTACGGATGACGACGTCGGCGACCGTCTCCGTCCCCGCGACCGGATCGATGACGCGGCCGCCGCGCAGGATCGTCGTATTCATCACGGTCCATCATTCTCGTCCGCAGCCGCTGCGACCTGTGCGATCGAACGAGGTTCGCGTGTCATATCCGTCGAATCGAACCAACGACCGTCCGACGGACGTCCCTATGGTGAGATCATGCGTACCCCCGATGACATCGCCGCGTTCCTTGACGCGGACTTCGCCCGCCTGGTCTCGGAGCACGGGGTGCCCGGTGCCGCGGTCGCCGTCCTGAAGGACGGCGCCATCATCGATCGGGCGGCCGGCGTGCTGAGCACCGCCACGGGAGTCGACGCCACCCCCGACTCGGTCTTCCAGATCGGTTCCATCACGAAGGTGTGGACCACGACCCTCGTGATGCAGCTCGTCGACGAGGGGCTGCTGGATCTGGATGCGCCGCTGCGGCAGTACCTGCCGGCCTTCCGCGTCGCCGACGAGGCGGCCGCCGCCACGATCACGACGCGTCATCTGCTGAGCCATGTGGGCGGCTTCGAGGGCGACATCTTCACCGACACCGGACGCGGCGAGGACGCCATCGAGAAGTACCTCGAGCATGTCGCCGTGCTGCCGCAGGTGTTCGCGCCGGGGCGGATCTTCTCCTACAACAACGCGGCCTTCACCGTGCTGGGGCGCCTCATCGAGGTGCTGCGCGGGACGCATTGGGAGGCTGCCCTCACCGAGCACCTGGCCGCGCCCCTCGGGCTCACCTCCGTCGCCCCGAGCGCCTACGAGGCGATTCTGTTCCGTGCGGCCGTCGGGCACATGGGCGAGGGCGAGGACGGCACCCCCACGCCGGCGCCGGTGTGGGCGCTGGCGAAATCCAACGAACCTGCCGGATCGATGCTGGCCATGACGGCGCGCGACCTCGTCGCCTTCGCGAAGATGCACCTGGACGGCGGACTGGCCGCAGACGGCACCCGGGTGCTGTCGGAGGAGTCGGTGCGCGCGATGCAGGAGCGGCAGATCTCCCTTCCCCGCCTGACCGGAATGGGTGAAGCATGGGGCCTGGGCTGGGAGATCTTCGTCGAGGGCGCACCCACGGTCATCGGTCACGACGGCGGCACGATCGGGCAGTCCGCCTTCCTCCGCGTGGTTCCCGAGGCGGGCCTGGTGGTGGCTCTCCTGACCAACGGCGGCGACGTCATGGGCCTGTTCGGCGATGTCGTCAAGACGATCGTGACGGACGTCGCCGGCGTGGAGCTCCCCGGCTTCCCCACCGTGCCCACGGAGGAGGTGCCCGTGGATGCGGCACCGCTCGTGGGGTTCTACTCCAATTCCACGTTCGACATGACCGTCAGCGTCGACGACGACGGGCGGATCTGGCTCGACAGCATCCCCAAGGGCATCGCCGCGGAGATGGGCGAGGAGGCCGAGCACGTGCAGCTGGTGGGCCTGGATGCCGACTCGCTCATCGCGGTCGAACCCACCATGAAGGAGATGCACGTCGTGTACGCATTCCTCGGTGAGGACGGCGACGGACGCCGCACGCACATGCACTACGGACGCGCGATCTCGCGCGCCGACTGACAGGCGCACCACCCGACTCAGAAGAGAGAACCCGCATGAAGACGTTCACGAGACCCGCGCTGGCGACGGCGACCGCGATCATCGGCGTCGTCGCCCTGGCAGGATGCGCCGGCGGTGGCAGTGGCGGCGGCGGCGGTGATGCCGACTACGTCGAGGACGGGACGTTCACGCTGTCGATGGTGGCCGACCCCGGGGCGCTGGATCCGCAGATGTCCGCCGTCAGCGCGCTGTTCCAGCTGAGCCAGTTCGCCTACGACTCGCTGGTCTCCCTCGACGAAGAGGGCGAGATCCAATCGCAGCTCGCGTCGGAGTGGGAGCTCGAGGGCGACACCGTCACGCTGACCCTCAACGAGGGCATCACGTGTTCTGACGGCTCGGAGTTCACGGCCGACACCGCGGCGCAGAATCTGACCTGGATCGGCGACCCCGAGAACCAGAGCCCCTTCCTGGGCACGTTCTTCCCGCCCGGTGCGACGGCCGAAGCAGACGGCAGCACCCTGACCATCACGCTGGCCGGCCCTGCGCCCTTCGTGCTCCAGGGCCTGGCGAACCTCCCGATGGTGTGCGAGGCCGGCATGGAGGATCGCGGACAGCTGAGCGATGGAACGCTCGGCACGGGCCCCTACGTCCTGACCGAGGCCGTCCAGAACGACCACTACACGTACGAGGTGAACGAGGACTACGCGTGGGGGCCCGGCGGCGCGACGACGCAGGAGCAGGGCCTGCCCGCCACCATCGTGGCGCGGGTCATTCCCAACGAGACCACCGCGGCCAACCTCGTCATGTCCGGTGAGGTCAACGCGGCCGCCATCGTCGGCCCCGATGCCCAGCGCCTGGATGGCGCGGGCCTGTACTCGCAGCAGGTCGAGGCGCTCGTGGGCGAGCACTGGTTCAATCAGGACGACACCCGCCCCACGAGCGACCCCGCGGTGCGGATCGCGCTGACGCAGGCGCTCGACCTCGCCGAGCTGCAGAAGGTGCTCACCAGCGGCGCGGGCGCCCCGGCCACCCGACTCACGGTCGTCGAGCCCTCATCTTGCGACTACGACGCGGTCAGCGGGAACGTCCCGGCCACCGATGTGGACGCCGCCGCTGCGGCACTGGATGCTGCGGGATGGGTCGAGGGCGCGGACGGCGTCCGTGAGAAGGACGGGCAGAAGCTCGCCCTGTCCTTCCTGTACGCCAACACGCTCGGCACCGGCGGCACGTCGGCGGCCGAACTGGCCGTCAGTGCGTGGGAGGAGATCGGCGTGCAGGTGACCGCGACGCAGAACGACTCCACGACGCTGTCCAACGCCATCTTCGGCACCGGGGACTGGGACATGGCCTGGGTGCCGCTGAACGTCAACAACCCCGACCAGGTCGTCGGCTTCGTCTCGGGACCGACGGCGCCGGAGGGCACCAACTTCGCCGGCATCCAGAACGCCGACTACGAAGCCGCCGTCGCCGAGGCGATGACGATCCCCGGCACCGAGGGATGCGACGCGTGGCAGGCGGCGGAGGAGGCCCTGTTCCAGGCCGCCGACGTGGTGCCGTTCGCCAACAACGTCGTGAAGACCTTCGGCAACAAGGCGGAGTTCACGATGATCGACACGGTCATCCCGACGAGCATCCGCCTCCTCGCGCAGTAACCGCGCCCGCCTACCGGCGCCGGAAGGAACGTCCCCCCATGAGCACTGCAGTCGCCCCGCCCCGCGAGGAGGTGCGCCGCGCCCGCGATTCTCGCTGGCCGCGGTTCGTCCTCCGGCGGACGTGGCGACTGCTCGTGTCGCTGTGGATCCTGGTGACCGCCGCGTTCCTGATGATCCACCTCATCCCGGGCGACCCGGTGCGCACGGCGCTGGGGCCGACGGCCTCCGCCGAGCTGGTCGCCGCCAAGCGCGAGTCGCTCGGGCTGAACGATCCGCTGCCCGTGCAGTACATCGACTACCTCCGGGGCCTCCTCGTCGGCGACTTCGGCACGTCGATCCAGTCGAACCTTCCGGCCATCGACGTGATCACCGTGCGGCTCCCCGCCACCGCGAGCCTCGCCCTGCTCGCGTTCGCCTTCGCCGTCGTCATCTCCGTTCCGCTGGGCGTCATCATGGCCGTCGCCACCCGCCGCGGCCGGCGGCGCAAGCTCGAACTGGGCTTCGCCACGAGCAGCGTCCTGGTCTCCGCCATCCCCGACTTCCTCCTGGGGGTCGCGCTCGTGGCCGTCTTCGGCGTCTCGCTCGGATGGCTCCCGATCGCCGGGCGCAGCGGCCCCGAGTCCTACATTCTGCCGGTCATCGCCCTCTCGCTCGGGCCCGCCGCCGTGCTCGCACGCATCGTGCGCGTCGAGATGCTCGGGGTGCTGGAGGCGGACTTCGTCCGCACGGCACGCGCCAAGCGGCTGCCGGCGTGGCGCATCCACCTCACGCACGCTCTTCCCAACGCCGTGACCGCCGCCCTCACCCTGGGCGGGCTCCTGCTGGGGTCCCTCGTCGTGGGCACCGTGCTGGTGGAGAACGTCTTCGCGTGGCCGGGGCTGGGCTCCACGATCGTGTCCGCGATCCAGACGAAGGACTACCCGATGGTGCAGGCCACGGTGCTCGTGTACGGCGCCGGCGTGCTGATCATCAACACGGTCGTCGACGCCGTGCTGGCCGCGCTCGACCCGCGCACGACCGTGGGGGAGCACTGACATGCGCATCCTGCGCCGCACCCTTCTGACGCCGCTGGGCGCGACGGCCGCCGTCCTGCTCGCCCTCGTGCTGCTGACCGCGGTCTTCGCGCCGATCCTGTGGGGCGCTCAGGCCGACACGTTCGACACCGATGACATCCTCGCCGGCCCCTCGGGGGAGCACCTGATCGGCACCGACGGGCTGGGGCGCGACCTCCTCCTGCGGGTGCTGGTGGCCACGCGCCTGTCGGTCGTGCTCGCCCTCACCGCCACGTTCGTCGCGGTGAGCGCGGGCCTGCTGCTCGGCGTCGCCCCCTACCTGCTGGGGCGGGCCGGCCGACCGGTCACGTGGTTCGTGGGGATCGCCGTGGCGTTCCCGGGCCTGCTGCTCGCACTGTTCTTCGCCGTCATCTTCGGAAGCGGCTGGGTGGGTGCGACCCTCGCGATCGGCCTCGCCGGTGCGCCGGCGTTCGGGCGCCTGTGCCAGACGCTCGTGGCCGGGATCGCGGCGCGCGACTTCGTCGCGGCCGCGCGCGTGGGCGGCGTCGGGCGCGTGCGCGTGCTGTTCCGCCACATCTTGCCCAACATCGGCGAGCCCCTCATCGTCAATGCGACGATCGGCGCCGGCGGCG
Coding sequences within:
- a CDS encoding DEAD/DEAH box helicase family protein — translated: MPGATTTALASWRFTGTLRHYQADVLERVDTDAGSPLHIVAPPGSGKTLLGLLLAARRGRRAVVLTPTTTIRAQWARAAESLAPDAGAVSEDPGSPADLTVLTYQALSVLDAANPFAVLAHARWRDELEGDGRSREAAEQWLAELEAQNRPAYRRGIASRSRTLRRRLVRADSDALASVLHPNALALIDRLVAHEVDTIVLDECHHLLDHWAVVVATLVARLRAAGGSPLLIGLTATLPSPDDADEYDNYTSLLGDVDYEVPVPAVVREGNLAPYRDLVRFAEPTAEELAFLAAHAEGLAVLLRTTFARDTGLQFLLDVLQPEPDPEPPRSALEPPPLPEDPVDARLAAAFAADFAGAEAASAMLGTVAPQHPLVARIPDVARRPPSTDESLRLLARFALDRVLPDPAAQAQWHRIRRLLADFGYALTDRGVRRTRDPVDTMLASSLGKDYGACDILRLEQAALGERLRALVVTDFAEHGNTHGGLVGTAGALRTFATLVADAGTSRLTPILVTGGRTRIATRDADRLVPALQELVGVPVAAAALLESPDASELHAPGVGAALLVRAASVLLTRGAVQVVVGTRGLFGEGWDCPAVNTLIDLTAVSSASATQQLRGRTLRLDPAWPDKVAHNWTVTALLPSSFPLQAQPDATRLRRKHARLWGLDVDDPARVVRGLSIALSAGQRAAVDAVLAKDENASVQALNAASPLPERRATRAQWRIGAEYADREVVSALVPRRPHTPVFRTSAPASRAVGAALGGVLAASAVAGAGAASAGALVSPELGIVAGITVVVAGIGNAVPLAATWRQTRAQAAAGSEPYRRIAALVWAALRRAGRVADTEPAIVVVEADPQAGLIPLTIEAPSAARADQQVFADAMAELLGPVRTPRFLLETGRGGRSAAVRFALRRAARREPAGHFLAVPSLVGRRREDAEAFAAAWEREVGPCVLHAVDRPGQLALLARARRGGPETPAPATREEWR
- a CDS encoding amidohydrolase family protein yields the protein MNTTILRGGRVIDPVAGTETVADVVIRNGRVERVTAGTGGAGAGDPGGGTVDGGTVVDVTGMVVGPGFVDLHSHVHSIAGQRLQAFDGVTTTLDLEAGLMPIDAAYAAAAAEGRVLNYGFSASWSDARGQVLAGVTPAADFHASSALLGDARWQRTSSPRERAAWLSLLEGELAAGALGIGVLLGYAPRSDPAEYVAVARLAAAAGAPTFTHVRDLIELDPTTPIDGSREVALAAAETGAAMHHCHVNSTSRRHVDRVLGDLEAARASGSRITVEAYPYGMGSTSVGAAFLSPERLRETGLSPSSIVMLGSGERIADERRLRQVRESDPAATCFVEFLDERDEADRARLRRSLAFPDAIVASDAMPLEWPDGRPDSREWPLPAGASTHPRTAGTFARSIRLMVREHGLWDWVEAFRRCAYLPARVLDEVAPAMRTRGRLEPGADADLVVIDPDALTDNASTADPVRPSSGVRHLLVGGSFVIRDGQLDPAAYPGRAVRGRPR
- a CDS encoding serine hydrolase domain-containing protein produces the protein MRTPDDIAAFLDADFARLVSEHGVPGAAVAVLKDGAIIDRAAGVLSTATGVDATPDSVFQIGSITKVWTTTLVMQLVDEGLLDLDAPLRQYLPAFRVADEAAAATITTRHLLSHVGGFEGDIFTDTGRGEDAIEKYLEHVAVLPQVFAPGRIFSYNNAAFTVLGRLIEVLRGTHWEAALTEHLAAPLGLTSVAPSAYEAILFRAAVGHMGEGEDGTPTPAPVWALAKSNEPAGSMLAMTARDLVAFAKMHLDGGLAADGTRVLSEESVRAMQERQISLPRLTGMGEAWGLGWEIFVEGAPTVIGHDGGTIGQSAFLRVVPEAGLVVALLTNGGDVMGLFGDVVKTIVTDVAGVELPGFPTVPTEEVPVDAAPLVGFYSNSTFDMTVSVDDDGRIWLDSIPKGIAAEMGEEAEHVQLVGLDADSLIAVEPTMKEMHVVYAFLGEDGDGRRTHMHYGRAISRAD
- a CDS encoding ABC transporter substrate-binding protein gives rise to the protein MKTFTRPALATATAIIGVVALAGCAGGGSGGGGGDADYVEDGTFTLSMVADPGALDPQMSAVSALFQLSQFAYDSLVSLDEEGEIQSQLASEWELEGDTVTLTLNEGITCSDGSEFTADTAAQNLTWIGDPENQSPFLGTFFPPGATAEADGSTLTITLAGPAPFVLQGLANLPMVCEAGMEDRGQLSDGTLGTGPYVLTEAVQNDHYTYEVNEDYAWGPGGATTQEQGLPATIVARVIPNETTAANLVMSGEVNAAAIVGPDAQRLDGAGLYSQQVEALVGEHWFNQDDTRPTSDPAVRIALTQALDLAELQKVLTSGAGAPATRLTVVEPSSCDYDAVSGNVPATDVDAAAAALDAAGWVEGADGVREKDGQKLALSFLYANTLGTGGTSAAELAVSAWEEIGVQVTATQNDSTTLSNAIFGTGDWDMAWVPLNVNNPDQVVGFVSGPTAPEGTNFAGIQNADYEAAVAEAMTIPGTEGCDAWQAAEEALFQAADVVPFANNVVKTFGNKAEFTMIDTVIPTSIRLLAQ
- a CDS encoding ABC transporter permease; protein product: MSTAVAPPREEVRRARDSRWPRFVLRRTWRLLVSLWILVTAAFLMIHLIPGDPVRTALGPTASAELVAAKRESLGLNDPLPVQYIDYLRGLLVGDFGTSIQSNLPAIDVITVRLPATASLALLAFAFAVVISVPLGVIMAVATRRGRRRKLELGFATSSVLVSAIPDFLLGVALVAVFGVSLGWLPIAGRSGPESYILPVIALSLGPAAVLARIVRVEMLGVLEADFVRTARAKRLPAWRIHLTHALPNAVTAALTLGGLLLGSLVVGTVLVENVFAWPGLGSTIVSAIQTKDYPMVQATVLVYGAGVLIINTVVDAVLAALDPRTTVGEH